One genomic segment of Amycolatopsis sp. WQ 127309 includes these proteins:
- a CDS encoding NAD(P)/FAD-dependent oxidoreductase yields MEQRDFAVLVVGAGASGLGAAVRLGQAGVDDLAVLEKAAELGGTWRDNTYPGCACDVPSALYSYSFAPNPGWTRAFAGQAEIKAYLRETASRFGVAPKIRYGVEVTRAQWNARAARWELETSRGPYTARILVAGTGPWHEPLIPDLPGLGTFPGEVFHSARWNHGYDLAGKRVAVIGTGASAVQFVPEIVPDVERLHLFQRTAQWVLPKPDHHVPGVERLLLRRFPLLQNALRRVEYGAMETLGFGFRHPWLLRQVQKLGLAHLRLAVRDPVLRRKLTPDYTLGCKRLLMSNTYYRALTKSTVDVHATAVSSVSGNRVVGADGSTAEVDAIIFGTGFHILDMPVSARVFDDAGRSLDDHWKGSPSAYNGTTVAGFPNLYLLLGPSLGTGHTSAFMILEAQLRHTVTAVTRTMRSDWASVSVRPEAQAAFNAEVQAALPGTVYQSGGCSSYYTDVNGRNSFSWPFSTGRLRSQVGSFEEADYEIRRVHAVR; encoded by the coding sequence ATGGAACAACGCGACTTCGCGGTCCTCGTCGTCGGTGCCGGGGCGTCGGGCCTGGGTGCCGCCGTCCGCCTCGGCCAGGCCGGGGTCGACGATCTCGCCGTGCTGGAGAAGGCGGCCGAGCTCGGCGGGACCTGGCGCGACAACACCTATCCCGGTTGCGCCTGCGACGTGCCGTCCGCGCTCTACTCGTACTCCTTCGCCCCCAATCCCGGGTGGACACGTGCGTTCGCGGGTCAGGCCGAGATCAAGGCCTACTTGCGCGAGACGGCGTCGCGGTTCGGGGTTGCCCCGAAGATCCGGTACGGCGTCGAGGTGACGCGCGCGCAGTGGAACGCCCGTGCGGCGCGGTGGGAACTGGAGACGTCCCGGGGGCCCTACACCGCAAGGATCCTGGTCGCGGGCACCGGGCCGTGGCACGAGCCGCTGATCCCGGACCTGCCCGGCCTCGGCACCTTCCCGGGCGAGGTCTTCCACTCCGCGCGCTGGAACCACGGCTACGACCTCGCCGGCAAGCGGGTCGCGGTGATCGGCACCGGCGCGTCCGCGGTCCAGTTCGTCCCGGAGATCGTGCCCGACGTCGAGCGGCTGCACCTGTTCCAGCGCACCGCGCAGTGGGTGCTGCCCAAGCCGGACCACCACGTCCCGGGCGTCGAACGGCTGCTGCTGCGGCGGTTCCCGTTGCTGCAGAATGCGTTGCGCCGCGTCGAATACGGCGCCATGGAGACGCTCGGGTTCGGGTTCCGGCACCCGTGGCTGCTGCGGCAGGTCCAGAAACTCGGGCTCGCGCACCTGCGGCTCGCGGTGCGGGACCCGGTGCTGCGCCGAAAGCTCACGCCGGACTACACCCTCGGCTGCAAGCGGTTGCTGATGTCGAACACGTACTACCGCGCGCTCACGAAGTCCACAGTGGACGTCCACGCGACGGCCGTCTCGTCGGTGTCCGGGAACCGGGTGGTGGGCGCGGACGGCTCCACGGCGGAGGTCGACGCGATCATCTTCGGCACCGGCTTCCACATCCTCGACATGCCGGTGTCGGCCCGCGTGTTCGACGACGCCGGCCGCAGCCTCGACGACCACTGGAAGGGCAGCCCTTCGGCGTACAACGGGACGACGGTGGCCGGGTTCCCGAACCTGTACCTGCTGCTGGGCCCGAGCCTCGGCACCGGCCACACGTCGGCGTTCATGATCCTGGAGGCCCAGCTGCGGCACACGGTCACCGCGGTGACACGCACGATGCGCTCGGACTGGGCGTCGGTGTCGGTGCGACCCGAGGCGCAAGCGGCGTTCAACGCCGAGGTACAGGCGGCCCTGCCGGGCACGGTCTACCAGTCGGGCGGCTGTTCGAGCTACTACACGGACGTCAACGGCCGCAACAGCTTCAGCTGGCCGTTCTCCACAGGACGGCTGCGGTCACAGGTGGGCTCGTTCGAGGAAGCGGACTACGAGATCAGGAGGGTCCATGCTGTTCGGTGA
- a CDS encoding TetR/AcrR family transcriptional regulator — protein sequence MARLTRAESQARTREQLIETARELFLRDGYSVTSLEKVADEAGYSKGAVYSNFRNKDELCLAVLDRIHDEQVEAIAGALVGADGMEDLLTAFQAWAERSIGDEAWTALEVEFATNARRNPHVRAELAARDKTIRDTIAGLLSGYAERFGITLPMSADDAATALLSLGIGLGVQRAIDPTIPVNVLPDVIRIFAGAR from the coding sequence ATGGCCCGACTCACCCGCGCGGAAAGCCAGGCGCGCACCCGCGAACAGCTCATCGAGACCGCCAGGGAGCTGTTCCTGCGTGACGGCTATTCGGTGACGTCGCTGGAGAAGGTCGCCGACGAGGCCGGGTACTCGAAGGGCGCGGTGTACTCGAACTTCCGCAACAAGGACGAGCTCTGCCTCGCCGTGCTCGACCGGATCCACGACGAACAGGTCGAGGCGATCGCCGGGGCGCTGGTCGGCGCCGACGGGATGGAAGACCTGCTGACGGCGTTCCAGGCGTGGGCCGAGCGCAGCATCGGCGACGAGGCGTGGACGGCACTGGAGGTCGAGTTCGCCACGAACGCCCGGCGCAACCCGCACGTGCGGGCCGAGCTGGCCGCGCGGGACAAGACCATCCGCGACACGATCGCGGGCCTGCTCTCGGGGTACGCGGAGCGGTTCGGGATCACGCTCCCGATGTCGGCCGACGACGCCGCCACGGCGCTGCTCAGCCTGGGGATCGGCCTGGGCGTGCAGCGGGCGATCGACCCGACGATCCCGGTGAACGTGCTGCCGGACGTCATCCGCATCTTCGCCGGCGCCCGGTAG
- a CDS encoding SDR family oxidoreductase — translation MLFGDRYPAIDPRGAVVAITGGARGIGRATAAEFVARGATVCVGDLDTALAEDVPGAHGFPLDVTVRESFAAFAEAATSRFGRIDVLVNNAGVMPLGDFLEEPDAVGRTTMDVNVQGLVHGLRSVLPGMIARGRGHVVTVASMAGKVPLPGMAVYNASKFAAVGLTAAVRREYAGTGVSVSAVLPSAVRTELASGVRLGGALPTVDPEDVARAIAGTLRTRRAETAVPRWAGGWDLLAALTPEPVMSWVRGLIGDDRALTSLDQASRAAYIDRVATQVQSHSQTMP, via the coding sequence ATGCTGTTCGGTGACCGCTACCCGGCGATCGACCCGCGTGGCGCGGTGGTCGCGATCACGGGTGGCGCCCGTGGGATCGGCCGTGCGACCGCGGCAGAGTTCGTCGCGAGAGGTGCGACGGTGTGCGTCGGTGACCTCGACACAGCGTTGGCCGAGGACGTCCCGGGCGCGCACGGCTTTCCCTTGGACGTCACCGTTCGCGAGTCCTTCGCCGCCTTCGCCGAGGCCGCGACCAGCCGGTTCGGCCGGATCGACGTCCTGGTCAACAACGCCGGCGTGATGCCGCTCGGCGACTTCCTCGAGGAGCCGGACGCGGTCGGCCGCACCACCATGGACGTCAACGTGCAGGGGCTCGTCCACGGGCTGCGGTCGGTGTTGCCGGGGATGATCGCCCGTGGGCGCGGGCACGTCGTCACCGTCGCGTCGATGGCCGGGAAGGTTCCGCTGCCGGGCATGGCGGTGTACAACGCGAGCAAGTTCGCGGCCGTCGGCCTGACCGCGGCGGTGCGGCGCGAGTACGCGGGCACGGGAGTCAGCGTCAGTGCCGTGCTGCCCAGCGCGGTCCGCACCGAACTGGCCTCCGGCGTCCGGCTGGGCGGGGCACTGCCCACAGTGGACCCCGAGGACGTCGCCCGCGCGATCGCCGGCACCCTGCGGACCCGCCGCGCGGAGACGGCGGTCCCGCGCTGGGCCGGCGGCTGGGACCTCCTGGCCGCGCTGACCCCGGAGCCGGTGATGTCGTGGGTGCGCGGCCTGATCGGTGACGACCGGGCGTTGACCTCCCTCGACCAGGCGAGCCGCGCGGCGTACATCGACCGGGTGGCGACGCAGGTTCAGTCCCACTCCCAGACCATGCCGTAG
- a CDS encoding L,D-transpeptidase has protein sequence MGRRFLGATLVVAALVAATLLTSTAATPADAVPLSFRGDAGQVVTVVADSASATTAVLTAWQRTGTGWSRAYGPVSAFVGKDGVGQASESTSHTPAGVWKLTEAFGIQPNNGTRLPYRQVTTSDWWVSDVKSPYYNTHFSCVPGTCPFNEAAGEDLGKAGPVYDHAVVLDYNRAPAVPGAGSAFFLHVSNGKPTAGCVSIPGADLDAVMRWLDPARHPVADISVSG, from the coding sequence ATGGGCAGGAGATTCCTCGGCGCCACGCTGGTCGTGGCCGCGCTGGTCGCGGCCACGTTGCTGACCAGCACCGCCGCCACCCCCGCCGACGCGGTCCCGCTGTCCTTCCGCGGGGACGCGGGCCAGGTCGTCACCGTCGTCGCGGACTCCGCGAGCGCGACCACCGCCGTGCTCACCGCCTGGCAGCGCACCGGAACCGGCTGGTCCAGGGCCTACGGTCCGGTCAGCGCGTTCGTCGGCAAGGACGGCGTCGGCCAGGCCAGCGAGTCGACGTCGCACACCCCGGCCGGCGTGTGGAAGCTGACCGAGGCCTTCGGGATCCAGCCGAACAACGGGACCCGGCTGCCGTACCGGCAAGTCACGACGTCGGACTGGTGGGTGTCCGATGTGAAGTCCCCGTACTACAACACGCACTTCTCCTGCGTTCCCGGCACGTGTCCGTTCAACGAGGCCGCCGGTGAAGATCTCGGCAAGGCGGGCCCGGTCTACGACCACGCCGTCGTCCTCGACTACAACCGCGCGCCCGCGGTGCCGGGCGCCGGGTCCGCGTTCTTCCTGCACGTCTCGAACGGGAAGCCGACCGCGGGCTGCGTCTCGATCCCGGGCGCCGACCTCGACGCCGTGATGCGCTGGCTCGACCCGGCGCGGCACCCGGTCGCCGACATCTCGGTCAGCGGCTGA
- a CDS encoding chitosanase — protein MSKKLRPVLIGALGAASVAALVITTPALSSAAPAPLAAQSASVQATGDLSVAAKKEIAMKLVSSAENSSLDWKAQYKYIEDIGDGRGYTAGIIGFCSGTGDMLELVQAYTDAVPNNPLAKYLPALKKVNGTDSHSGLGSAFESAWKSAAATTAFQTAQNNERDRVYFNPAVSQGKTDGLSNLGQFAYYDAIVMHGPGTDHSSFGGIRSAAIKKAKPPAQGGDEATYLKAFFAARKVVMNEEEAHSDTSRIDTEQVTFLNAGNFDLHTPLKWKVYGDSYTIN, from the coding sequence ATGAGCAAGAAGTTGCGGCCGGTCCTGATCGGCGCGCTCGGCGCGGCCTCCGTCGCGGCCCTCGTGATCACCACGCCCGCGCTCTCCTCGGCCGCCCCCGCACCGCTGGCCGCGCAGAGCGCCTCGGTGCAGGCGACCGGCGACCTGTCCGTCGCGGCCAAGAAGGAGATCGCGATGAAGCTGGTCTCCAGCGCGGAAAACTCCTCCCTGGACTGGAAAGCGCAGTACAAGTACATCGAGGACATCGGCGACGGCCGCGGGTACACCGCCGGCATCATCGGTTTCTGCTCCGGCACCGGCGACATGCTCGAGCTCGTCCAGGCCTACACCGACGCCGTCCCGAACAACCCGCTGGCGAAGTACCTGCCCGCGCTGAAGAAGGTGAACGGCACCGACTCGCACAGCGGGCTCGGCTCGGCGTTCGAGAGCGCGTGGAAGTCGGCCGCGGCCACCACCGCGTTCCAGACCGCGCAGAACAACGAGCGCGACCGCGTCTACTTCAACCCCGCGGTGAGCCAGGGCAAGACGGACGGCCTCAGCAACCTCGGCCAGTTCGCCTACTACGACGCCATCGTCATGCACGGCCCCGGCACCGACCACAGCAGCTTCGGCGGCATCCGCTCGGCCGCGATCAAGAAGGCGAAGCCGCCGGCACAGGGTGGCGACGAGGCGACCTACCTCAAGGCGTTCTTCGCCGCCCGCAAGGTCGTCATGAACGAGGAAGAAGCCCACTCCGACACCTCGCGCATCGACACCGAGCAGGTGACGTTCCTCAACGCGGGCAACTTCGACCTGCACACCCCGCTGAAGTGGAAGGTCTACGGGGACTCCTACACCATCAACTGA